GATGTAGGCAAACGCCGTGCAGCCCAGGCCCAGTCCCAGCAACGACAGCCAGACCTGCCAGCCACCCCAGCTGGCGGGCGGCTGAATGATGGCGCTGTAGGTGAACAACGGCAGCAGCAACAAGGTGGCGCCGAGCATGCTGCCCAGGGCCGAGAGGCGGCTGTCGAGACCGCCTTGCTGGTCGAGCCAGCGCCGTGCGAGGAAGCCGGCAAAGCCATAGCAGGTGGTCGCCAGCAGGCAGGCGAGGGCACCCATCAACAGTTCTGCGTCGAAGGCCACCGTCCCGGCACGGGTGAGGATCGCCACGCCAAACAGGCCGAGAGCGAGCCCGGCGAGTTTCGACAGGCTCAGCCGCTCATGGAAAAACAGGCCACCGATCAGTACACCCATCAATGGGGTGGTCGCGTTGAAGATTGCCGAGTAACCGGCGGGCAGCACCTGGGCGGCCACTGAATACATGGTCGCGGGTATCCCCGAGTTGATCACCCCGAGCAACAGCACGGTTTTGAACTTGCCGCGAAAATCCCACGAGGTGCGCATCAGCACCAGGATCACCAGCAGGCCGCCGGCGGCAATCGACACCCGGAAGAACGCGGTGGGAATAGTGCCAATCTCCGGAGCGACGATGCGCATGAACAGAAAGCTCGCGCCCCAGATGGCGGCAAGCGACAACAAACGCAGAATATCGACGGGGTTCACAGCGCGTTCCTTCCTTAATCAGCGCGCCAGTGTCGCCGTCCGTCCCGGTCAAGGCAATGGTTGCGTTGCGTAACAATTGACCTCTAAGCTCAGCCTCCAACGACAAGAATCTTCCCGCAGAGGTCTTCCCATGCCGCAGCCCTGGCCCGCCGCCGACATCGCCCGTATGGTCCTCGACGGTTTCGACGACTACCGCGAGCATTTCCGCCAGATCACCGATGGCGCCCGCGCGCGCTTCGAACAGGCGCAGTGGCAGGAAACCCAGGTCGCCTCGGCGGCGAGGATCAACCTCTACGAAGAAAAAGTCAGTGAAACCGTGGGTCGGCTGCGCATCGCCTTCGACGAGCAGACCCTGGATGTCAGCTGCTGGCCGCTGGTCAAAAGCGCATACATCAGCCTGATCGACCTGCGCTTCGACGATGAGCTGTCCGAGACCTGGTACAACTCGATTTTCTGCGGCCTGTTCAGCCACGACCTGATCAGCGACGGCTGCATGTTCATCCACACCACCCGCCCGAGCCTGCGCCGGGCGCGGGCGGCGCAGACTCGCACCTACAAGCCGCAAGGCCAGTTGCCGGGGATGCTCGCGAGCATCTTTGCCGACTTCCGTTTCAGCGAAGACTACGCGGACCTGGCCGGTGACCTGCGCCGGCTCGAAGCGCAACTGCGCGAGAACCTGCCGGACTGGGTTTGCAAGGACCCGAACCTGGCGGTCGAACTGTTTTCCTCGGTGCTGTACCGCAACAAGGGCGCCTACCTGGTGGGGCGCATTTACACCGCCGACGAGCAATGGCCGCTGGTGATCCCGCTGCTGCACCGCGAGGGCCGGGGGATCCAGATCGATGCGTTGATCACCGACGAAGCCGAAGTGTCGATCATCTTCTCCTTCACCCGTTCGTATTTCATGGTGGATGTGCCGGTGCCCGCCGAGTTCATCGGTTTCCTGCGGCGGATCCTGCCGGGCAAGCACATCGCCGAGCTGTACACCTCGATCGGCTTTTACAAACACGGCAAGTCGGAGTTCTACCGCGCGCTGATCAACCACCTGGCCAACACCGACGACCCGTTCATCATGGCCCCCGGCGTGCGCGGCATGGTCATGAGCGTGTTTACCCTGCCGGGCTTCAATACCGTGTTCAAGATCATTAAGGACCGCTTCTCGCCGTCGAAAAACGTCGACCGCGCCACGGTGATCGAGAAGTACCGATTGGTGAAAAGCGTCGACCGGGTCGGGCGCATGGCCGATACCCAGGAATTCGCCGACTTCCGTTTTCCACTGAGCAAGTTCGACCCAGCCTGCCTTGCCGAACTGCTGGAAGTGGCGCCGTCGACCGTGGCCGTCGAAGGCGACACGGTGCTGATCCGCCACTGTTGGACCGAACGGCGGATGACGCCGCTGAACCTATACCTGGAAAACGCCAACGACGCCCAGGTGCATGAGGCGCTGGAAGACTACGGGCTGGCGATCAAGCAACTGGCAGCGGCGAACATTTTTCCCGGCGACATGCTGCTGAAAAACTTCGGCGTCACCCGCCATGGTCGTGTGGTGTTCTACGACTACGACGAGATCTGCTTCCTCACCGAAGCCAACTTCCGCCACATTCCTGAACCGCGTACCCCAGAGGACGAAATGGCCTCCGAGCCCTGGTATTCGATTGGCCCGCTGGATGTGTTTCCCGAGGAGTTCCCGCCGTTTCTGTTCGCCGATGCCGGGCAGCGCAAGTTGTTTGATCAACTGCATGGCGAGTTGTACAACGCCGATTACTGGAAGAGCCTGCAGGAGGCGATTCGGGCGGGGAAGGTGATTGATGTGTTTCCGTATCGGCGCAAGGGGCTGGACAACGAATAGTCGTCCATCCGACACGATCCCTTGTAGGAGCCGGCAAGCCGGCTCCTACAAGGGATCTCGTTCACCCTGTAAATCTGCGACAATCGCCGACCTGCGCCACTAGACGACTGAATTGCGTACCCGATGACCGACGAATCGCCCTCCATCGACAAACTGCTGAAAAACCTCGATCACGCCATGCTCGCCGACCGCCACCGGCTGCGGCGGCAGTTGCTTGAGCTGCGCAAGAAACCCGATGAGGCCAAGCTGGCCCAATGGGTGGCGCGGATGCAGGCGTCCTGTGATCAGGTGCTGGCGCGTAAAGCCAGCCTGCCGCTGATCCGTTACGACGACAGCCTGCCGATCGCGGCCAAGCGTGACGAGATCAAGAAGGCGCTGGAACAGCATCAGGTGCTGATCATCGCCGGCGAAACCGGTTCTGGTAAAACCACCCAGTTGCCGAAAATCTGCCTGGAAATCGGTCGCGGCCAACACGGCCTGATTGGCCACACCCAGCCACGCCGAATTGCCGCGCGCAGCGTTGCCAGCCGGGTTGCCGAAGAGTTGGCCACGCCGCTGGGGGCACTGGTCGGCTATCAGGTGCGGTTCGAGGACCAGAGCGACGCCAACACCCTGATCAAACTGATGACCGACGGCATCCTGCTGGCGGAAACCCAGAACGACCGCTACCTCGAGCGCTACGACACGATCATCGTCGACGAAGCCCACGAGCGCAGCCTCAACATCGACTTTCTGCTGGGCTACCTGAAAACCCTGCTGCCACGGCGTCCCGACCTGAAGGTGATCATCACCTCGGCGACCATCGACCTGGAGCGCTTCTCCAAGCACTTCGACGATGCGCCGATTGTCGAGGTCTCCGGCCGGACCTTCCCGGTGGACACCTGGTATCGCCCGCTGACCCTGGAGCAGGACGAGGAGGGCAACCGCGTCGAGGACGACTTGACGGTGGATCAGGCGATTCTCGCCGCCCTCGACGAAATCGCCGCCCATGAGCGCAGCGAGCGCCGCAGCCCCGGTGACGTGCTGGTGTTCCTGCCCGGCGAGCGCGAGATTCGCGACGCCGCCGACCTGTTGCGCAAGGCCCAGCTCAAGCACACTGAAATCCTGCCGTTGTACGCGCGCCTGTCACCGGCCGAACAGCAGCGGATTTTCCAGTCGCACCCTGGACGGCGCGTGGTGCTGGCAACCAACGTCGCGGAAACCTCGCTGACCGTGCCGGGCATTCGCTACGTGATCGACAGCGGCACCGCGCGCATCAGTCGCTACAGCTACCGGGCCAAGGTCCAGCGCTTGCCGATCGAAGCCATTTCCCAGGCCAGCGCCAACCAGCGCAAGGGCCGTTGCGGACGGGTCGAGCCGGGGATCTGCATTCGCTTGTACAGCGAAGAAGACTTTATTGGCCGCCCGGAATTTACCGATCCGGAAATCCTGCGTACCAACCTGGCGGCGGTGATCCTGCAGATGCTCCATCTGCGACTGGGTG
This region of Pseudomonas fluorescens genomic DNA includes:
- a CDS encoding DMT family transporter, which produces MNPVDILRLLSLAAIWGASFLFMRIVAPEIGTIPTAFFRVSIAAGGLLVILVLMRTSWDFRGKFKTVLLLGVINSGIPATMYSVAAQVLPAGYSAIFNATTPLMGVLIGGLFFHERLSLSKLAGLALGLFGVAILTRAGTVAFDAELLMGALACLLATTCYGFAGFLARRWLDQQGGLDSRLSALGSMLGATLLLLPLFTYSAIIQPPASWGGWQVWLSLLGLGLGCTAFAYILYFRLLSAIGPVKSMTVTFMIPPFGVLWGALFLGEPLSLAHLYGGVLIGAALWLVLRPARRAIRP
- the aceK gene encoding bifunctional isocitrate dehydrogenase kinase/phosphatase, translating into MPQPWPAADIARMVLDGFDDYREHFRQITDGARARFEQAQWQETQVASAARINLYEEKVSETVGRLRIAFDEQTLDVSCWPLVKSAYISLIDLRFDDELSETWYNSIFCGLFSHDLISDGCMFIHTTRPSLRRARAAQTRTYKPQGQLPGMLASIFADFRFSEDYADLAGDLRRLEAQLRENLPDWVCKDPNLAVELFSSVLYRNKGAYLVGRIYTADEQWPLVIPLLHREGRGIQIDALITDEAEVSIIFSFTRSYFMVDVPVPAEFIGFLRRILPGKHIAELYTSIGFYKHGKSEFYRALINHLANTDDPFIMAPGVRGMVMSVFTLPGFNTVFKIIKDRFSPSKNVDRATVIEKYRLVKSVDRVGRMADTQEFADFRFPLSKFDPACLAELLEVAPSTVAVEGDTVLIRHCWTERRMTPLNLYLENANDAQVHEALEDYGLAIKQLAAANIFPGDMLLKNFGVTRHGRVVFYDYDEICFLTEANFRHIPEPRTPEDEMASEPWYSIGPLDVFPEEFPPFLFADAGQRKLFDQLHGELYNADYWKSLQEAIRAGKVIDVFPYRRKGLDNE